Sequence from the Clostridium botulinum genome:
TATGAATATTAAAATGAAAGCTAGATAATAATTAAAAAAAGGTCTAGCATAGTCATAACCAGTATTGAAATTAAAACTATAGGGGTTACTACCTGTAATAAATCCTTGAAAAAATATACATTTAAGGAATATAGAAATTAAAGGAAATAAAAATAGTATCAATTGATTTAGTCTACTTTTATTAAGGAAATCAGTAATTTTATTTTTGTTAGAATGCATAAATTCACCTCAATCTACTAATTAATAAAAAAATGATAATATTATATTAGTAATTATTATCATTTAGTTAACATCTTATATTATACATAAATACATAAATCAAACAACCCATATAAAATTAAACATGATATAATTATCTTATCTTAATTTTATAATTAATATAAACTAAGGGGGAGAAATTTTATGAAAGAAATAGATTGTAGAGGTTTGTCTTTTCCTAAGACTATAAGAATGGTAAAAAAATATTTTAATTCTATAGGTGAAGGTGAAGCAATAGTTATTATAGAAAAACAGGCGGATAATTCTAATATCGCTAATCTTGCTATGAACTTAGGATACCATGTAGATGTAGAAGAAAATGATGAAAATATTCATATATTTATAGAAAAAAGAGGTTGCTTAGAGGCAATAGATGAAACTGTATTTTCAGTTTTAATAACATCTGATAAATTTGGATCAGGTGATTCTAAATTAGGAAAAATATTATTAAACGATTATTTAAATGCATTAAGTGATGCAATAAAGCTTCCTAAAAATATTATATTTTTAAATGAAGGCGTAAAAGTTTTTCAGGATGTATCAGACAATATTAATTGGTTAGAAAATATAAAATTATTATCTCAAGAAGGAGTAAGTATATTAGTACATGATAAATCTTTAGAATATTATAAATTAGATATTTCTAATAATTTTTCAGAGGTTATTGATATGAGTGACTTAGTAGATATAATAAATGAATCTAATAACTTAATAAAGTTATAATATGTGATTAGTATATTTGGAGGAAATATAATGTTAGAATATGATTTAGTTGTGATTGGTGGAGGAATAGCTGGAATGACGGCTGCTTTAGGTGCAGCAAGAGAAGGCATAAATAATATATTAATAGTTGAAAGAGAACATAGTTTAGGTGGAATACTAAATCAATGTATTCATAATGACTTTGGTGAAAAGTTCGTAGGAGAAAAAGTAACAGGACCTGAATATATTTTTTTTATTGAAGAAAAATTAAAAAAGTTGAATATAGATATTAAGCTTAATACTAATGTTATAGACATAATAGATGATAACAAAATAACTTATGTTAATTCAATAGAAGGAAGTAAAGAGATAAATACAAAGGCAATAATATTAGCAACTGGATCAAGAGAAGTTTATACAGGAAGTGTTATGGTTCCAACTCATGGGTTAACAGGTATATTTACATTAGGCTCTGCTCATAGATTGATTAATTTAGAAGGATATTTGCCAGGTAAAAAGACTGTAATAATTGCTAAAAATAAATGGGGATTTTTAGTGGCTAGACGTATTCTAATTGAGGGTGGAAGTGTAGAAGCTATAATAATTGAAGAGGAAATTAAAGAACTAATAGATGAGGAAATCGAAAATTTAATAAATGGATTTTCATTAGATATTATAGAAAATTCTAGAGTGGTAGAAATTTATGGTGATAGCAGAATAAATAAAATTAAAATATTAAATTTGAAGGAAGATGTAATTTCTAAAATAGAGTGTGATTCTTTAATTTTATCAGTTGGATTTAGACCTGAAAATAAACTTGCTCAAAGTTTAAAGTTAGATATTAATAAAAATACATTTGTTCCAGAAATAAATGACTTTAAGACTTCTAAAGAAAGTGTTTTTGCTTGTGGTAATTTAATTTATGGAAAGTTAGCTCTTATAATGGAAGAAACAGATGGGCTTAATTGTGGAATAAGAGCAGCTGAATATATTAAAAACATAAATTAAAAATAAGATACAGCATTTTTATACATAATTTCATTACCTAATGAATTAAGGTGTATTCCATCTAAATATATGTCACTATTATTTAAAGTAATTGAATAAAAATCTATATAAGAGAGGCTATAATTAACAGCTAGATTGATTATTGCCTCTCTTAATTTAATTAAATTTTCCTCTGCATATGTATAAAATGGAGAGGATGAGAATAATTTATTTGCCATAGCTCCTATTATTGAAGGTGGAATTCCTATAACAACATTAGAGTTAATTTCTAAAGAATCTTTTATCATCAATTCTATATTCTCAATTATTGATTTTACAGTTCTTCCTAAGAGTAAATCATTGCTACCACACATAATAAATATTTTGGTTGGAGTATATCTTATTACATCTTCATAATATCTATTAAGCATACCAATACTAGTATCTCCATTACAGCCATTGTTTAATGATGTTACATTTATATTATTTTGAATTTTATAGACCCAAGAATCTTTTTTAGGAACACCATATCCAAAAGTTAAACTATCACCTAAGAAAATAATATCTA
This genomic interval carries:
- the yedF gene encoding sulfurtransferase-like selenium metabolism protein YedF, whose amino-acid sequence is MKEIDCRGLSFPKTIRMVKKYFNSIGEGEAIVIIEKQADNSNIANLAMNLGYHVDVEENDENIHIFIEKRGCLEAIDETVFSVLITSDKFGSGDSKLGKILLNDYLNALSDAIKLPKNIIFLNEGVKVFQDVSDNINWLENIKLLSQEGVSILVHDKSLEYYKLDISNNFSEVIDMSDLVDIINESNNLIKL
- a CDS encoding NAD(P)/FAD-dependent oxidoreductase gives rise to the protein MLEYDLVVIGGGIAGMTAALGAAREGINNILIVEREHSLGGILNQCIHNDFGEKFVGEKVTGPEYIFFIEEKLKKLNIDIKLNTNVIDIIDDNKITYVNSIEGSKEINTKAIILATGSREVYTGSVMVPTHGLTGIFTLGSAHRLINLEGYLPGKKTVIIAKNKWGFLVARRILIEGGSVEAIIIEEEIKELIDEEIENLINGFSLDIIENSRVVEIYGDSRINKIKILNLKEDVISKIECDSLILSVGFRPENKLAQSLKLDINKNTFVPEINDFKTSKESVFACGNLIYGKLALIMEETDGLNCGIRAAEYIKNIN
- a CDS encoding GDSL-type esterase/lipase family protein produces the protein MIKHVDIIFLGDSLTFGYGVPKKDSWVYKIQNNINVTSLNNGCNGDTSIGMLNRYYEDVIRYTPTKIFIMCGSNDLLLGRTVKSIIENIELMIKDSLEINSNVVIGIPPSIIGAMANKLFSSSPFYTYAEENLIKLREAIINLAVNYSLSYIDFYSITLNNSDIYLDGIHLNSLGNEIMYKNAVSYF